taacaaaaatcactaaatgacgtgcattgtatgaaactaattctatatgacgtgcacatgatttttattttcctaataagcatgcaatctatttaggagaaattatctaaacctataacatgcaatcttaacatgcaatgacgtgcaaagaatgccctaattttacatgacatatgcataatgactttttttgtgtttttcatttttcccttttttttttaaatttcgaaattaataattgccaaatagttaaacatgcaatttagaCTAGTGAAGtagaaatctaacatcctaatttttgtatttttcattttttcaaaaattcgaaataaataaatttcctattctagacatgcaaaataacgTAAAACAAGTAACACcctaacatgcatctaatctaactcaaatatttttcttttacgggagcaaACAAATAATGCATCAAGAACAACACGGCACCATATCAAGCAAGacatcatccatgtccatttaattttgggaactaaattgacgaatcatatctcgcgcatgagatcggattggccaatttttaaataaaatcacgaatcatatctcgagcgtgagatcggattggtgattttccGTACGATGCGGatcgtatttcgagcgtgaaatcggaccgtcaatcatatgtacattgtgaaattaggaagatttcccaatttaaaagGCTAATCGTGTTGCGAATATCATGGCATATTGGGAATTTCCATCACATGCACCAATGagtatatcaaataaggaaacaaaattttcagaaattaacaTAGACAAAATTCTTACCTATCCCAGATATTTGCTTCCAAATTTAGCCTTTGAATGGCGGCTCGTGAATCACGATAGGGGCTCAATGTGATGGCGCAAGGACAGCTTGCTGTGGTGTTTGCTTCGACTAAGGAACGGTTCTGAACAGTAGCCAGGGTGTCGTGGAGTACAAGATGCGAATAACGGCCGTTGCTTGCTATTTGTACGCTGGTCCAACTCACGTCAAGAAAGCGCGAGATGTGGCTTCGCAGGGATTGAATCGCCAGATTTCATTGATCACTGCGGTAGGGAGAAGGTATGACATGCATGGCCTAGACGTCGCAACGAAGTCAGCAACAACGTTGGGATAAAAGCTTTGGCGTCACAGATGCATCTGGAGATGACGGCCCAAAAGGATGAGTCTCGGCACCACTCGGATCAGTGGAGGGCGACACCAGCAAAAGTCAGCGGCGTCCTTTGCAACGCTGAATCGTGAAGCTGGTAGACCCCAATTACAGCTATGAAGACTCACTCTCAAGAAGAAAacctcaactctctctctcgtgtgttCTCTGTGTATTGCTCCGAAAATCCTCTCCCTTCTCTAGTTTGCGAAAGGTCCCTTTTATAGGGAGAGGGTCCGaacttattaagaaaaacaGCATATTTCGTTTCCTCTTCTGTGCATGCTTTGAAATatattctatttccttttcttttcctcgttGACCGAATGCCTTCTCTGCAGGAATATATCTTTTTTAGCAAATCAATGTGCCCACAGCGTAGAACGTGCCCAACATTCCTTGCTCATGCTGATCTTTCGAATTTCCTATGTGCATATGCTCGTATCTTCCCACATCCGGCCATGCATGATGAATATTCTCcgctgattttatttttttaaaccaaATACCAGCCCGAAAATTCAAGATTATAATAGAATTTTTCCTAGATTCTGAACCTTACAAAGATGGGCTTGCAATATCTCCTTCCCGCGCCTGAATAGATTGCACGAATATTTAATCgagaatttgatttcaaatcgaaACAGGTAGATGGTTGGCGATTCTCCATGGAGCCGTTTATGGGGTCTCAACCAAGGAAGGTGCGGCTTGCAGTGATGGCTCGTGGAAGTAACCAGCAGTGGTTCTCGACTTCGTCAACTAGGAGGGGTTGTCCGATGGTTACTCGGCCTGGTAGTTAATGGGGAATCTTGCAAAACTGGAAACTAGCTCGGTATAACCTCCAAAGCGATCCACCGATAACTACTCCGCTTAAGCCGCGGAGCATTGCGGGGACAACAACTTGCTGGGAAAGTCGTCGTACATGGAGGAGCTTCGCGAGGCTATAAGTGACAGTATCTCACGGCTTGAGAAATTTGCAAACAAAACTCCAAGGTGCGGGGACAAGATATTGCGTAGAAACGATGGCGATAGGGAGAACTTATTCTCACGTGCGTGTGCTTGACCAAATGTTTGGTCACCGAATTTGTTGCCCAAGCCGTGGAGATCATGACCAGAAATCCCCACTCGAAACCAACAATCACCGTCTGCTCTTGATTCAATTGTGGTCTCCTGCTGTGATGTTGATCAAAGCGTATATACACCAAATAGGAACCACTAGTGTCACACTTCACAGACGAGGGGCTACGCAAGGAATGGCTAATGATCAAGGAAACTGCCAAGCACCGAGATGGAATCGTCCGAACCACGTAGGAAGAGAGAGCTTCGGCCCTTGAGAGCTCTAGCCTTTTgaatatgttctttttttaaattaaggcTCTAACTCTAAATTGCCAACCTCATAAGTTAATtctcaatcataaaaaaaataacgagCTCGGGCTAATTCCCTTTTTTCATAGGCTTAGCCTaacttgtcaatttaaagctcataACCACCAATTCGGGTCCATTCGTcaccaatgcaaatgcaataataataaatctaaaattatatgctatgcaattaaataataattttttgtaggggttaaaattaacctctaatttttgtgcaataaatgactaaacggatcgccaaaatttaggtgtcaacaagtgagaattgacaaatttgatgggaatgattttagtttttggaagatgcggattgaagattatctttaccaaaTAAAACTGCACTTGCCCTTATATGGGGAGAAACTCGAtacgatgaagcaagctgattgagATTTGCTGGATAAACGAGCTATGAgtgttattcggctgacgtTGGCTCGCTATGTTGCGTTtaacatcttgaaggagaagaccattgctgatttgatgcaagccctatCAAATATGTATGAGCAGCCTTCTATGATCAACAAAGTCCTATTTGATGCAAcgtctgtttaatttgaagatgagcgaaTGTGCGTtagttgcagatcatatcaatgaattcaatgtgattgttagttaattgagttcaattgagattgactttgaagttgaggtacgtgctttgattctgtCATCCTTATTGCctaatagttggaatactactgttaccgctgttagtaattcctctgggtcaacaagtttgacgttttaTGGGGTTTGAGATTTAATTCTGAGCGAGGACATCTGTAGAAGAGAATCTAGCGAACATGTATCtgctgctttagtaggtgaaaatagaggaatatctagaacacgtgtgggtaaaagtagtactaatatgaacaggTGTAGTCAGTCTAGGATTGCTGATGTTGTCTGTTGGAGTtgtggcaagagggggcatcttagaaggaattgccttaagctgaagaatgagaagggtaagggaattatagttgattctgcaaATAATGTTACAGTTGTAGCATataatgccgattatgtcttATATGTCACtgatttttcatcatttgatggatggattatggattctagttattcttttattgttacaccaaatagaaattgaCTTATCAATGCATGGATAATAGTAAAGTGTAGTTGGGGAACAATGCTGAATGCGATGTCATCGATGTTGGcaatgttaaaatcagaatgcatgatggtattgtgaggacattgactggagtaagGCATGTTCCAGAGTTGAAGAGGAACTTAATTTTCTTGAAtgccctagattcagctggGTATCGATATATTTTAGAATGTGGAATTCTGAAAATTGTTCAAGGTTCTTTgataataatgaaaagaatcaaGCACAATAGCCTATATgagcttcaaggtgagacaatgacAAATTTCGTTGCGGAGACGTCGAATGCATTTGTTCGAGAGTTTGAATTGTGGCATATGCATTTGAGGCACATTGGCAAGAGAAGCCTGAAGGTTTTAAGTGAAAGAAATCTGCTATGTGGTTATGTTTCTAACAAATTGAATGTATGCAAGTGTTGTGATTCAGATCAATGGTGGAAAGTGCAGTTCAATACGACTGTCAAAGAAACCATGGAAATTGTAGAATTAATTTACTTGGATGTTCGCAGGTTGTCGCGGTTTCCTTCGAGGAAGAGTACTAGATATATGTTAACAATTGTTGATGACTACTCGATGAAAACGTGGGTATTTGTGCttaggcacaagtttgatgttgTTGTTAGGATCAAGTAGTTGATAGCTTTGGTCGAAAAGGAGATTGGTAAGACGATCAAGCATGGGCAaactgacaatagcatggagttttgctcgAAGCTGTTATAcgaattctgcatgaaagaaggtatagtgaaacaccgcactaaTGCTAATGAACCGCAATATGTTACGGAATTGATGAGCAAAATGTTGCTAGAGACAGCCTATAAAATGCTCTTTAGTGCTCGTATGGCTAGGAGATTCCTAATGGATGGGCTAAGTACAGCATGCTACATgatgaatagatccccatcgaTTGCGATTGGATATGGGGCTACTGAAGAAGTGTGGTTAGGTAACGTTGCTGATTATTCTGTTCTTAGAATATTTAGTTGCCCATGTTATATTCAagcgagtgatggtaagctcgatggaAGGGTAAGAAAGTGTATATTCCTAGGCTATGTTGAGTGAGAGGGCTTATCGATTGCGGTGCCCAAAGTTAAATTCACCTATTATTAGTAGAGAAGTTAATTTTGATGAGTCTCCAGTACTTCTGGCTAGGAGTGATTATAGCAGTATTTCAATGGATCTgaacggtgttcagcttgaggtggagttgcgaccAGAAAATCCTAAGGTAACATATAcaggtactagcaaagtaatcgacacagatAGTGCTTATAGagaggtggagcctatagaaccaatggttgctgtaactattgaaattaacaaggtacgtATTCGATCTTCTGACAGATATGGATGCAATAATGATTTTGATTTATCTCTGGTTGAGGAGGTTGCGTCggaaaatccttgcggagcaattaaaggtgcatgtggagttggtattctgatgaggtcctcggttatggcaaagttcaagcgaggcttggacttAGATAATATCTGTGGCGATTGAGCCCATCGGGGGCTATGGGAGAGTAGCagcagagtttgaatttttgcgaaGCGATTGCAACTTGGCTCAAATGTCGAGCCaatgtggagattgttaaaatatatctcgagATCGAATCCAATGCAAAATTCCGAATATtccaaattgaatatgttgCAGACATTTGAAATCAAGCAAAGAAGATTCAAAGATTAACTTCCCGAAATTCGAATCCGTGTTGGAGAATTTGgccgctaaaataggaaagtccaactttgactaggacttggattttgtttaaaatatatagagatatattttggttaaaatagGCAAGATAGGAAACCGAATCTTATGAGAAGTCGGCAAAAGAATAAGagtctcatatatatatatatatatatatatatactatatatatatatatatatatatatatatatatatagacttgtgaCCGTGGATGGAATAGGGTTGttcatgaagaattggtcttgaagcgccaTCTTGTCATCAAGTGCTTGGGAGAGATCTTCTTTGTCGTTCTTGTACGTGAATTACATCCGAGAAGATTTAGTGTTAAAGCCAAtcaaatcttgtggtaagatttgcgtgtaattccttcgtgggtttgagagattatttcttagAAATTTTTGGGCTAAACACTGCATGCGTTATTTggtgtaattggggtttggaaaacaccgagagagtgtttgagtgactcgaatgtgtaatctccttatatcgcttgatctatagtgaaattcgtcgCTGCTCTTCCCGTGGATGTAAGTCTTTAcgaccgaatcacgtaaatctgatgtccaatttattttcttcttctatctatattattgttcgatcgcttgcTTTTCACAACAAATCGGTCACATGCTCAATGCAAATTTCCACGTACTTTCGAGCATATTCAATTTCCGCATATAAACTTGTAGTCGGTTTGAATTCATGGGGATTGAATCGACTGCCGGCCCTGCCTTCTTTTTccatcaattttatcttaaaagtCTCCAACTAAACATGTACGATGAAGTTTGGTCGAATTTTTCCAAGTGGGTTCTTTGAAAAGTATCAAGGTCCCACCAAGCTTTTGGAGTGGGGTCGCCttattctaaacttttgataAGTCTCTTTCACcattgatttctataaaaaaaaaaaagggaaaaaataaagagaatgaagaaagataaattcaCAGAGATATTATTATCAGAAAAATTAATATCGACAATATTattataagatttttttaaagaaaatttgatgaatatATCAATAGAACTAATAAGAtacttcaagaaaaaaagaaacaaaatcaaggaACTCATTATATACTCTAAAATGGTTTATTAATAGCCGTTAAATAAATGGTTTattagtacaaaaaaaaaagattgactaATAAAATATATGTACAAATATAACCTTCtattttgattaatcatttcCTTTTACTACAGGTGGAGCTTTATAAAACTTCAGACCATATGGTAAAATCATTATTCTAGATAGAAAtatgtgtttatttatttatttatttttttggcgtCAAAGATAGTGATAGATATATGTGTTGACATGGGCAAAGGCTGTGCACAAATTTGGTTCAAACTTGCTGTGGAGAAAAGGAGGAGCAATCGCATCGACGCGGAGGAGGAATGGTCGCCTCTCTACCTGCCATGGAATACCGGACGTACGAGAGACTGGTAGCTTGGAAAGTAGGGAATCTCTATAAGAACGCTGGTTTCATCCTTGAGGCCGAAGTAGCTCAACTCAAGGAGCACGCCTGTGTCATCAAACATGGCTTCAGTTATACTAGGAATCCTTCTAGTACTCACTCGACTTCCCCTTTCCACCGAAGCTCAGACCCGCGGCAACTTGACCTTGGGCAACTCGTTGATGGCGAACGACCGAAACTCTTCCCTGTTGTCGCCGTCGGGCGAGTTCGCCTTCGGGTTCCGGAAAATGGGACAAGGGGCTCATTTGCTGGCAATATGGTTCGAGATGATAAAGGAGAAGACCATCGTATGGTCGGCGAATGGCGATAATCTAGCGCCCGAAGGTTCGAAAGTCCAGTTGACCGCCAACCGCGGGCTGGTGCTTACCGacccgagagggagagagctgtGGTCTTCTAACCTGACCGCCGCTGGCTTAGCCTATGCGGCCATGCTCGACACGGGGAACTTCATCCTAGCGAGCGCAAGCCACGACAATTTGTGCGATTCGTTCAGCCGACCGACGGATACGTTACTGCCAACGCAACAGTTAAATTTGGGGGCTGTTTTTAGAGCTCGCTATTCCGAAATGAATTACTCCGCTGGGAGATTCCTCTTCGGACTGCAACCCGACGGAAATCTCGTGCTCTATGCCACTCTGACTCCGCGGGTTGTCAAAGATGCATACTGGGCTACAAACACCTTTATCGGCTTCCGAttgatattcaatcaaagtggTCGGGTCTACCTTACGGACAGGGATGGAGTAATACTCAATATCATCACCTCAGACGAATTTCCAACCACTGGATTTTACCGAAGAGCGATCCTCGAATATGATGGGGTCTTTAGGCAATATGCCCACCCTAGGAGGGCAGATTCGAGTTCTGGCTGGGCAATGGGCTGGTTGATGGTCTCTTCCCCGGTCCCTCCAAATATGTGCACGAGCATCCACCGAGAGAATGGTACTGGAGCTTGTGGCTTCAACAGATACTGTACTCTTGGAGACGATCAGATTCAGAGGCCTCGATGCCAGTGCGCACCTGGATATTCTATGTTAGATTCGACTAATGAGATGAACGGATGCAGACAGGACTTCATATCACAGAGTTGTGATGGAAGCAGGCCTAAAAAAGACCAGCTTGCTTTGCGTGACATGCTCGATACAGACTGGTCGCAGCCTGATTACGAGTTTAGCACAGAGAAAACCGAGGACTGGTGCCGAGAGACTTGCTTGGCTGATTGTCGTTGCGCAGTCGCTGTTTTCAAAGATGGAAATTGCCAGAAAAAGAAGGCCCCTCTTTTAAATGGTAGGATGGATCCTAGTGTGGGCGGAAAAGCTCTGATCAAGGTCCAGATAAATAACTCGACTTCAAAATCTACGGGAAATGGAAACAAGAATTCGGCTCTGATTATCATTGGATCGGTGCTGTTGAGTAGCTCTGTGTTTGTGAACTTGCTTCTACTTCTCCTCACCTATTATAGAAGCTTCCGATCTAGGGATTCTAAGTTGTCACGACCAGTCCAAATCAATCAAGTTACAGGCACGCGGACTTTCACTTATCAGGAGCTTCAAGAAGCAACATATGGATTCAAAGAAGAACTGGGTAGGGGTGCTTTTGGAACAGTGTACAAAGGTGTTCTTGGATCTGAGGATAATTACTTTGTGGCAGTAAAAGTTTTGGCGACAAGGACTGGAGAAAGCGAGAAGGAGTTTGAAAGAGAAGTGAGTGCAATTGGCCAAACTAACCACAAGAACTTGGTGCAGTTGCTTGGATTCTGCAATGAAGATCAACATCGACTACTGGTGTACGAATTCATGAGCAATGGCACTTTGGCGGATTTCTTATTTGGCGCTTCAAGGCCCAGCTGGTATAGTAGAATAGAAATTGCTTGTGATGTTGCGTAGGGGCTCTCTTACTTGCATGAGGATTGCACCAGGCATATAATCCACTGTGACATCAAGCcgcaaaatattcttcttgatggcTCTCTCACTTCAAAAATCTCAGACTTGGGATTAGCTAAGCTCTTGATGGCAAACCAAACGTGAACAACCACTGGAGTCAGAGGAACCCGAGGTTATTTAGCGCCAGAATGATTCAGAAATATGCCTATTTCTAGCAAAGTAGATGTTTACATGTTCGGCATTTTGTTAGTTGAGCTCATTTGCTGCAGAAAGAACTATGAGCCGAAAGcagaaattgaagctcaaattgtAATGGCTAACTAGGTGTATAACTGCTACCATGATGGAAGCATGCTTCAGCTAGTGGAGAGCGATGAGGAGGCATCAAGCGACATAACAAGGGTGAAAAGATTTGTGATGACAGCATTGTGGTGCATCCAGGAAGACCCAGCTTTGAGGCCAACCATGAAGAAAATTACTCAGATTTTGGAAGGAGCTGTTGAAGTCCCAGTACCTCCAGTTTCAAGCTCTTTTATCAGTTCAATATGATTTTGCTTATTTAAGACAACTGTTGTCTATAATCATGGAAAGTATTCGTGTTGTCTGTAAGTGCTATTACGCTAgatcaaacattttcataatgtCTTCACATGGATCCCGCTTAAATAAGCTAAATCATCCGTCAAGCTTAACATTGCCTCGCATGTATCCGAGAGTTGACGATTGTTGACAAAAGGGATTGTATGCGATTACGCTAgatcaaacattttcataatgtCTCCACATGGATGAATGCCCTTAATGCACcttgtgaagaaatttttttttattcggatatgattaaaaagtttaagaggAAGGAAGATTACTCCATGTTAAGACTAGGGCATAACACGGGTTTAGAAAGTTTTATAATGAATTTGCAGAACACCTAGCAAAGGGGACTGTCAGTAGCGGGATTTCAACCCCAGCATGCTGCGCAAAGAATTCAAATCTTACTGGCGGCGAAGTAGAAATTTATTGCACATAAACACCGTAAAAATACGAGGTGTCTCTCGTTACTTAAAAAAAATCGCCAAGGTGGAAAAAACGGGGTGAGGAAAATGATGTTGAAGGCTTCAATTTTCTCGCCAATCTGAACTCCCATGATGTAGCAAATACCACAATCCCCTTAATTGTGATGAAATGTAGGGAGAAGCATGACGGTTAGTTGCTAAGGGTTAACAAAttaaatccctaattttatgaaaatgttttgaaatatataataggcaaaaatttaagtgtcaacagtGAGGGTCCAAGCAAGAGCCATGTCTATTCAGCCTAATTCGTGAGTAAACCAAGCTCCATTCAAGTTCATCTATCTCTAATCTTCATCACCTTGACGTCCTAAGAGGTATCCGGTCTTGGTCTGTTTACCAAGCATATAATCAAAGTTTAAAGTTGAGTATGTTAGCTTTCCACGCTCCGATGGGTGTCCACAAGATTTTTATTAAGTTGTTGACTTGATACTCCATTAATTCTCTCTAAGCTCTAAATGCTCTatatttttatggtattagtgtATTACATGTCCTAGAACTTATTataaaagtataatcaaattcttaaacttaaaaaaaatataattaagttttaaaacttttcaaatcGGTCTACTCAAGCTTCTACATTAACTCTGTCCCATTTAGTTATTAGAAAAAGTTGATGCGacttttttttaccatttttttaaagaaagatgtGTTGATGAAGTTGCCACGttagatattaaataaataaatgaaagaaaaaagaagaagaatcgaACACGGGAGAAGCTGAGAAGGATAGCATAGATGCAGTAAAGGTCGTGACAGCTCAACGGCCACCAATGCACAGCGAGGGGCCGACGTCCCACACCAGACTTAGGTAAGCTAGTGCGACCCTTGCTACCACCTtcgcattttgaaaataaaaatgaagtaagcGTGTGGGAGACAAGCGAAGTGGTGAAACTCTAGTGAAGAGCAGATTTGAGCGAGAATAGAGATCTTTTTGCCATGGAAGCTTAAGAACCAGCACTAGCTATGGCTGTGAAACGAAGTAGctaaatgcaaaaattgatggAGTCGATTCTGGAGCatgattttctctttaagttttcttcttctttttccctaattttatttttctaaagttTCGAAAACAATTGATTAGAGTTTAGTTGCAACAACCAACATTTAGCTTTAAAtatctttaaatatttttcttctaaattGGCTGACGTGACATCCATATCAATGCATTTCCTTTTGAACAACAATGAAAAAATCATATCAACTTTTTTCGATTGTCAAATTTAACAGAGTTAATAGAGCGATTTAATATACACAAATTTGATGTATGTAAATTTCTGTAGAATATATGCCGAATTATGTCCATCTATCATTAATGTAGTCATTCCTCTCCAAGCTGCACAAGACTTAATTGCAGTCTAAGCAGCAAGCATTAGATCACCCCAACGACACGGTTCACAATCGCGTGGAGTACGCCGCTCACGTCGAGAACATTCCTTGCCTCGCCTACCTCCGCCGGCAAAGCACAATCCAGCGGTGTGCTTCAGagcacgaggaagaagaaggaaaagaagaagaaggagaaggaggaggtaATTGTTTGCACGGGGAACCTCCATCGCACGAAACAAAGCAGCAGATTTCTCGTGGATAGACACCGCCATCTCCTGCATTTCCATATTTCCCTGCGGAAGACGACAATGGAGGGAGAGCACCGGACAGTGCGGTGAGCGTGTGCTGACGTGTCAGTTGGTGAGGTGGTGTAAGGTGTGATGTGTACGTTTCGCGGGTGTGGCATCCAGAAATTTCGACGACCCTCAAATATGCAACAGACCGATGAGTCACGAATTAGAAATGGTTCGATAGTCGAATAAGTTATAGCTTTGTTCCTATGTTTATTCTGAGTATTGTGCCGACAAGATATTTTTATGTATACTCGCCTTAGCCGTTCAATCCTTTAGACCACTATATATTCAATCCCAAAAAAAATCTACTGCCACGATTCCTATTTTGATGGCCAGCAAGCGCATATCTTGCGCTAAATCACAGCCCACGTTCATGTTGGAATGAAGAGCTAcgagaatttcaatgaaatttccAATCAGCCCATGCATGAGGCGTGCATGGTATTCCACACTCAAGCTGCCACCCAGCCCAATTCAGTCGACTATAGGAGCCCACTAACGAAGACACGTTCATGTGACGGTCAACCGAAGGAAAAATATTTGACCCTTGCAGCCACGTGACTTCATTCTCGGTGGCCAACAGAGAAGCAAGGCCAGAGGAGGCCACGTTGCTTCGTGTGGAGCAACCAGCGAAGGCCAAGAAAATCCAGCTGGAGACACGCCTCCTCCACCTGTCCTCCATGCATGCATCCACCGAAAATCCCCCTCTTCGTTGGCTGGTTTTTAGCAAAACCAGCAGCTAATCTGGTCGTGTAAGTGAGCTAAAGAGGGTGACCGAGcagaaccgagagagagagatcgagcgAGGAAATTCGCGAGTGAGCAACAGGTGGGTGAACGGCGAAGAGAAAGAAGGGACCACCTTCTGCCGTTCTCGAGCTGCCGCCTCGCCGCCGGTTCCCATTGCCGACCGGCCAAGCCGCGACCCCCGAACCTCCATTTTCGGACAGCTACCGAGTGAGAGAGGGCAAGCAATTGTTCTTCAATCTATGTTGTTGCAAGCTGTTTTGCCtagaaaagaagtgaaataGGTGAGGAGAATGGAGTACTTGATCTGCATGTGGAGTCTTTGATATGTAGGAGGGTGTTAGATCAAGAAAACTGGTTGTGGATGAGGTGCATGTGctgaatttcgaatttcatgaagtgTGAGTGCTGGATTTTTGAACTTGcaagtgaaaccaaatgaatttgaGAATCTGACCATGAGGAATCTTAGTGATAATCATGCTGTGGTAAGGTGTATTGTGTGTATGGACAAAGAGTATAATGACGGGAGGTCGAAATCTAATATATAGGAGGAATTTTGTGAACTTGTGAActgtttttgtgaaaatcagtgtgacctcaggcgacattttaaattttatgtaattatctgACCACAATTTGATTTAGAACCCTTGATGAAAGTTTTAAAGAACATCTTCATGAATATCATATCCAAAATTCAGAGAAAACGAACAAAGTATGACCctcgaaataattttcctacaaaaatatgaaatctggaattttacAGAATGTTGGATAGGAAGAAAATCGAAGTTTTACCCTGGGTGACTATGGAATCTGACTTAGTGTTCTTCTTGAGATTTGTTCCTCTAGGTC
This genomic stretch from Eucalyptus grandis isolate ANBG69807.140 chromosome 3, ASM1654582v1, whole genome shotgun sequence harbors:
- the LOC104429479 gene encoding G-type lectin S-receptor-like serine/threonine-protein kinase LECRK2; protein product: MASVILGILLVLTRLPLSTEAQTRGNLTLGNSLMANDRNSSLLSPSGEFAFGFRKMGQGAHLLAIWFEMIKEKTIVWSANGDNLAPEGSKVQLTANRGLVLTDPRGRELWSSNLTAAGLAYAAMLDTGNFILASASHDNLCDSFSRPTDTLLPTQQLNLGAVFRARYSEMNYSAGRFLFGLQPDGNLVLYATLTPRVVKDAYWATNTFIGFRLIFNQSGRVYLTDRDGVILNIITSDEFPTTGFYRRAILEYDGVFRQYAHPRRADSSSGWAMGWLMVSSPVPPNMCTSIHRENGTGACGFNRYCTLGDDQIQRPRCQCAPGYSMLDSTNEMNGCRQDFISQSCDGSRPKKDQLALRDMLDTDWSQPDYEFSTEKTEDWCRETCLADCRCAVAVFKDGNCQKKKAPLLNGRMDPSVGGKALIKVQINNSTSKSTGNGNKNSALIIIGSVLLSSSVFVNLLLLLLTYYRSFRSRDSKLSRPVQINQVTGTRTFTYQELQEATYGFKEELGRGAFGTVYKGVLGSEDNYFVAVKVLATRTGESEKEFEREVSAIGQTNHKNLVQLLGFCNEDQHRLLVYEFMSNGTLADFLFGASRPSWYSRIEIACDVA